From Aneurinibacillus sp. REN35, a single genomic window includes:
- a CDS encoding DUF192 domain-containing protein — MLQILNRTKNTVLADRVQEAISKREKTIGLLRHSTLPAGHGLLIPECTSVHTFFMKFAIDVVFIDEHGCVIKQYENVVPFRIARANKAAKSVIELPAYTLRRTNTEVDDRLELISVM; from the coding sequence ATGCTGCAAATTTTAAATCGTACAAAGAATACGGTGCTAGCTGATAGGGTGCAGGAAGCAATATCTAAAAGAGAGAAGACAATAGGGCTTCTGCGTCACAGCACGCTGCCCGCCGGTCATGGGCTCCTTATTCCGGAGTGCACATCTGTTCATACGTTTTTTATGAAATTTGCTATTGATGTGGTATTTATTGATGAGCATGGGTGTGTAATTAAGCAATATGAGAATGTAGTGCCGTTCCGGATTGCACGCGCCAATAAAGCGGCAAAAAGCGTGATTGAACTCCCGGCATATACGCTGCGCCGCACGAATACAGAGGTAGACGATCGACTTGAGCTTATTTCAGTCATGTAA
- a CDS encoding PAS domain S-box protein, which translates to MDVLVETYELSFVILSLAISILSSYVFFDTAGRIATKRGISYIVWLTCGATAVGIGIWSTYLIGMLAFHVPVSFSLEPFLFIVFLFAALAGAYAVLITLTLNFTSRLILLISSVCIGTAITFMHQLGMYVMNRHSIIDSTYAVLAISFTITILASFMSLWTIFFKHPYIEQSGTIRKILGAIILGLAIFGLHYIMLVTEASKAAETVLKPSPIFFDIHYPQLASFIVVMCLTILLFIITAAFVDRHYAIKIHKKNAAAPAVAQTSLRNTLHNQQGMTFTFYEKDGQFIFTFCDGEMLKRCGFTPEQVIGKTLFDLTPYPDAIFHTNFYRQAWKGEETVMFEYTFRSISYLAALKPVKQNGQVIEVIGTCVEITERKQMERQLQRIFSTLDISVWTNDLQNQQILNTSQGTEKIYGVPAELFESNTDLWRQMIYPDDQDFVYEMEKLLEGGEAITREYRIIDSNGNIKWLHERIVPTVDSESNVLYLDGLAIDITEQKCMEEALREERNFTKTILETTESLTIVINTHGHIIIFNRACETLTGYSAEQILHRPFWETDLFDSDEASRAIQVYNNILNNHSIHHTEKYWRTKDKGARLISWTLSTIKNENATVKYIVGAGIDITDWRLAEERLRQSEKLSIVGQLAAGIAHEIRNPLTSLKGFLQLLCESTDDKLYFDIMLNDLHRIESITSEFLLLAKPQSIDFQPKNIIEIIEEAISSTAEQAIMNQIVIVTEYTSDIGTIYCDENEVKQLFVNLLQNAIDAMGEGGEIFIHTSIHNKRHVLVSIKDCGCGISPERLTKLGEPFYTTKEKGVGLGLMVSYKIIDRHQGNITIDSTVGEGTTVHICLPIYPFT; encoded by the coding sequence ATGGACGTACTAGTAGAAACATACGAATTATCATTTGTTATCTTATCACTAGCGATTTCTATCCTATCTTCGTATGTTTTTTTCGATACAGCCGGAAGAATCGCCACCAAACGCGGAATCAGCTATATTGTATGGCTAACCTGTGGAGCAACAGCGGTTGGAATCGGTATCTGGTCGACGTACTTGATTGGCATGCTAGCTTTTCATGTACCTGTATCTTTTTCCCTTGAGCCATTTCTTTTTATTGTATTCTTGTTTGCAGCGCTGGCAGGCGCTTATGCCGTATTAATCACTCTTACTCTTAACTTTACGAGTCGTCTTATTCTGCTCATAAGCAGCGTATGCATAGGCACCGCTATTACGTTTATGCATCAACTTGGTATGTATGTCATGAATAGACACAGTATAATCGACTCGACTTATGCAGTTCTTGCCATCTCTTTTACTATTACTATACTTGCCTCATTCATGTCGCTCTGGACTATTTTTTTCAAACATCCTTATATAGAACAGAGCGGGACTATACGTAAGATTCTAGGTGCAATCATCCTTGGATTGGCAATTTTCGGCCTGCATTATATTATGCTGGTCACCGAGGCATCTAAAGCGGCAGAGACTGTACTGAAGCCTTCGCCTATTTTTTTTGACATACATTACCCGCAGCTTGCTTCATTTATTGTGGTTATGTGTCTCACTATTCTGCTATTTATTATTACGGCTGCTTTCGTCGATCGACACTATGCTATTAAGATTCACAAGAAAAACGCTGCTGCACCTGCTGTAGCCCAGACCAGTTTGCGGAATACGTTACACAACCAGCAGGGGATGACATTTACATTTTATGAAAAAGACGGGCAATTCATTTTTACATTTTGTGATGGAGAAATGCTTAAGCGCTGCGGATTTACACCTGAGCAAGTGATTGGTAAGACATTATTTGACCTAACTCCATACCCAGATGCAATTTTCCATACGAACTTCTACCGTCAGGCTTGGAAGGGAGAGGAAACGGTTATGTTTGAATATACATTCCGTTCTATCTCTTATCTAGCTGCCCTCAAACCTGTCAAACAGAATGGTCAAGTAATCGAGGTGATCGGCACTTGTGTTGAAATTACCGAACGAAAACAAATGGAGCGACAATTACAGCGCATCTTCTCAACGCTTGATATATCCGTATGGACAAATGACTTGCAAAATCAACAAATCCTCAATACTTCTCAAGGTACAGAAAAAATTTACGGTGTTCCTGCGGAATTATTTGAGTCAAATACGGATCTTTGGCGTCAGATGATCTATCCAGATGACCAGGATTTTGTTTATGAGATGGAGAAGCTGCTCGAAGGCGGGGAAGCCATTACACGTGAATATAGGATTATTGATAGCAATGGCAACATTAAATGGCTGCATGAACGTATCGTTCCTACTGTCGACTCAGAAAGCAACGTACTTTATTTGGATGGACTTGCTATCGACATCACAGAACAAAAATGCATGGAAGAAGCACTGCGGGAAGAGAGAAACTTCACCAAAACCATTCTAGAGACAACCGAATCGTTAACCATTGTTATAAATACACACGGGCATATTATTATATTCAATCGCGCATGTGAGACGCTAACTGGATATTCCGCTGAACAGATTCTTCATCGTCCGTTCTGGGAAACCGATTTATTCGATAGCGATGAGGCCTCTAGAGCAATACAAGTGTATAATAACATACTCAACAACCATTCGATTCATCACACGGAAAAGTACTGGCGTACAAAGGACAAAGGAGCACGCTTAATCTCCTGGACGCTTTCTACGATAAAAAATGAAAATGCGACCGTAAAATACATTGTAGGAGCCGGTATTGACATTACCGATTGGCGCTTAGCTGAAGAGCGGCTTCGCCAATCAGAAAAGCTCTCCATTGTAGGACAATTGGCGGCTGGGATTGCCCATGAAATTCGCAATCCACTCACCAGTCTTAAAGGCTTTCTTCAGCTTCTTTGTGAGTCCACAGACGATAAGCTCTATTTCGATATCATGTTGAATGATCTGCACCGTATCGAGAGCATTACGAGCGAATTTCTACTTTTGGCCAAACCTCAATCCATTGATTTTCAGCCAAAGAACATCATTGAAATTATAGAAGAAGCTATTTCTTCTACTGCTGAACAAGCAATAATGAATCAGATTGTTATTGTCACAGAATACACTTCCGATATCGGAACAATTTATTGTGATGAAAATGAAGTAAAGCAATTATTTGTCAACCTGCTGCAAAATGCAATTGATGCAATGGGAGAAGGCGGGGAAATCTTCATCCATACAAGCATACACAATAAGCGGCATGTTCTCGTCAGCATAAAGGATTGCGGGTGCGGTATCAGTCCAGAACGCCTAACAAAACTTGGGGAACCATTCTATACAACGAAAGAAAAAGGGGTCGGTCTTGGTCTCATGGTAAGTTATAAAATTATTGACAGACATCAGGGAAATATTACGATCGACAGTACTGTAGGAGAAGGAACTACCGTACATATCTGCCTGCCGATCTATCCCTTTACATAA
- the infC gene encoding translation initiation factor IF-3, translating into MLWSKIFWRWQAISKDHLINEDIRAREVRLIDQEGEQLGIVPLREALRMAQEKELDLVNIAPTAKPPVCRIMDYGKFRYEQQKKEKEARKNQKVVEIKEVRLSPTIEEHDFQTKLRNTVKFLENGNKVKLTIRFRGRAITHAEIGQQVMEKLAKEVEEISTVERKPKMEGRSMIMILAPKSDK; encoded by the coding sequence TTGCTTTGGTCCAAAATCTTTTGGAGGTGGCAGGCTATTAGCAAGGATCATTTAATCAATGAAGATATTCGTGCTCGTGAGGTTCGTTTGATTGATCAGGAGGGCGAGCAGCTTGGCATTGTGCCGCTGCGTGAAGCACTTCGCATGGCTCAAGAGAAAGAGCTGGATCTGGTGAACATCGCGCCGACTGCTAAACCGCCGGTGTGCCGTATCATGGACTACGGTAAGTTCAGATACGAACAGCAAAAGAAAGAGAAAGAAGCACGTAAGAACCAAAAGGTCGTGGAAATTAAAGAAGTTCGTCTTTCACCCACGATTGAAGAACATGATTTCCAGACGAAACTGCGCAATACAGTGAAGTTTCTTGAAAACGGAAATAAAGTCAAACTGACGATTCGCTTCCGCGGACGTGCGATTACTCATGCTGAAATCGGCCAACAAGTGATGGAGAAGCTTGCAAAAGAAGTAGAAGAAATCTCTACTGTTGAACGCAAGCCGAAAATGGAAGGGCGCAGCATGATTATGATTCTCGCCCCAAAAAGCGACAAGTAA
- the rpmI gene encoding 50S ribosomal protein L35, whose product MPKMKTHRGAAKRFKKTGSGKLKRSHAYTSHILEKKSPKRKRNLRKGAIVSNGDQKRIASMLTYVK is encoded by the coding sequence ATGCCAAAAATGAAAACCCACCGCGGAGCTGCAAAGCGTTTCAAAAAGACTGGAAGCGGCAAGCTGAAGCGTTCTCATGCTTACACAAGCCATATCCTGGAGAAAAAATCTCCGAAGCGCAAACGTAACCTGCGCAAAGGCGCGATCGTATCGAACGGCGACCAAAAACGCATTGCATCCATGCTGACATACGTGAAGTAA
- a CDS encoding L-lactate dehydrogenase, which translates to MRATSKMVLIGNGAVGSTFAYTVLLRGLVNELVIIDSNQDKVMGDVLDLNHGLMLAQPMRISAGTYADCADASIIVITAGAAQNPGETRLDLMQRNVLIFDSIIKQVTQYNTEAILLIATNPVDILTQVALKLSGFPKHRVIGSGTLLDSSRFRYLVADKLGVDPRSVHGMIVGEHGDSEVPLWSSLSVGGVQLEAEPTASRWHLTDDEKEEIYEETRGAAYRIIEKKGATYYAIALSLVRICESILRDQRSVLPVSSYVEDYHGISGVCLGVPSVVGKNGIEEVVPLPLSNEEREKLQASANTLQEFIRQIGFAFNA; encoded by the coding sequence ATGAGGGCAACTTCGAAGATGGTATTAATCGGAAATGGTGCAGTCGGCTCCACGTTCGCCTACACGGTGCTTCTTAGGGGACTGGTCAATGAACTGGTCATTATCGACAGTAACCAGGACAAAGTAATGGGGGATGTGTTGGATTTAAACCATGGGTTAATGCTTGCCCAACCAATGCGAATTTCTGCTGGAACGTATGCAGATTGCGCAGATGCTTCCATTATCGTGATTACGGCAGGTGCTGCTCAGAACCCTGGTGAGACTCGTCTTGATTTAATGCAGCGAAATGTATTAATTTTTGATTCAATCATTAAACAAGTGACACAATATAATACAGAGGCGATCTTATTAATTGCGACAAATCCGGTTGACATTCTCACACAAGTGGCATTGAAGCTATCAGGATTCCCAAAACATCGGGTGATTGGCTCTGGGACACTGCTTGACAGTTCAAGGTTCCGGTATTTAGTGGCTGATAAGCTGGGAGTGGACCCTCGCAGTGTGCATGGTATGATCGTGGGTGAGCATGGTGATTCAGAAGTTCCTCTCTGGAGTTCCCTTAGTGTGGGTGGTGTACAGTTGGAGGCAGAGCCAACGGCGAGTCGGTGGCATCTTACAGATGACGAGAAGGAAGAGATCTATGAAGAGACACGTGGTGCTGCTTATCGGATCATTGAAAAGAAAGGCGCGACCTATTATGCAATCGCGCTGTCCCTCGTACGAATATGCGAATCGATTCTAAGAGACCAGCGCTCTGTCCTGCCAGTCTCCTCCTATGTAGAGGATTATCATGGAATCTCTGGTGTTTGTCTTGGTGTTCCATCCGTTGTCGGCAAGAACGGGATTGAAGAAGTGGTCCCGTTGCCGTTATCGAATGAAGAGAGAGAGAAGCTGCAGGCATCAGCGAATACGCTGCAGGAGTTCATACGTCAGATCGGATTTGCTTTTAACGCTTAG
- the rplT gene encoding 50S ribosomal protein L20, with the protein MPRVKGGNVARNRRKKVLKLAKGYFGSKHRLFKSANAQVMKSLLYAYRDRRQVKRDFRKLWITRINAAARMNGLSYSRFMYGLKAAGLEVNRKMLADMAVNDKEAFAQLANAAKEKLNA; encoded by the coding sequence ATGCCAAGAGTTAAAGGTGGAAATGTGGCGCGCAATCGCCGTAAAAAAGTATTAAAGCTTGCTAAAGGTTATTTCGGTTCTAAACACCGTTTATTTAAATCCGCAAATGCGCAAGTAATGAAATCCCTGCTGTACGCATACCGTGACCGTCGTCAGGTAAAACGCGACTTCCGCAAGCTGTGGATCACTCGTATCAACGCGGCAGCACGCATGAACGGTCTTTCTTACAGCCGTTTCATGTACGGCTTAAAAGCAGCAGGTCTTGAAGTAAACCGCAAGATGCTGGCTGATATGGCTGTAAACGATAAAGAAGCATTTGCACAATTGGCAAACGCTGCAAAAGAAAAACTGAATGCGTAA
- a CDS encoding MBL fold metallo-hydrolase, producing the protein MESIYEDIRILQEYVTLDGVTLSIHVYEWDGMLIDTGSKSIAAQVQSFFERHAPEQALITHFHEDHCGMAGWLQKKGLPIYIHPMSVETAAISPVLPPYRTSFWGVPDPFQPHPLRAVHNTNRYQLQVIETPGHAEDHVVLYDAERGRLFSGDLFLGSKVKICIRTENMPKLRNSLRHVLTLDFDTICCAHAGIITDGKQRLREKLTHLEEIEERIRTRYEQGWSLREITRELFPKRPLIYHLSHGEWSPIHIVHSFFKECRQRDAAYD; encoded by the coding sequence ATGGAAAGTATATATGAAGATATTCGCATTCTGCAAGAATATGTAACCTTAGATGGGGTAACTCTCTCGATCCACGTATATGAATGGGACGGGATGCTGATTGACACAGGCTCTAAATCTATTGCTGCACAAGTCCAATCATTTTTTGAACGCCATGCTCCTGAGCAAGCGCTCATCACCCATTTTCATGAAGATCACTGTGGGATGGCTGGTTGGCTGCAGAAAAAGGGACTACCGATTTACATTCATCCCATGTCCGTGGAAACTGCCGCAATCTCACCTGTTCTTCCTCCCTATCGTACATCATTCTGGGGAGTACCTGATCCTTTTCAACCGCATCCACTACGTGCTGTTCATAACACAAATCGCTATCAGCTTCAGGTGATTGAGACACCTGGACATGCCGAAGACCATGTTGTTCTCTATGATGCAGAAAGAGGTCGATTATTCAGCGGCGATCTTTTTCTCGGCTCCAAAGTCAAAATATGCATCCGAACAGAAAATATGCCTAAGCTACGGAACTCGCTTCGTCATGTGCTTACTCTGGATTTTGATACCATTTGCTGTGCACATGCAGGTATTATTACAGATGGGAAGCAAAGACTCCGAGAAAAATTAACACACCTTGAAGAAATCGAAGAAAGAATACGGACCCGCTATGAGCAGGGCTGGAGCCTGCGTGAGATTACCCGCGAATTGTTTCCAAAACGTCCGCTCATTTATCATTTATCTCATGGTGAATGGTCACCCATCCATATTGTGCATTCATTCTTCAAGGAATGCAGACAACGGGATGCTGCTTATGATTGA
- a CDS encoding TadE/TadG family type IV pilus assembly protein yields MMRKQIGRLLHEERGIAVVIFAAALPVFILIAGLVIDGGMLIYKKVKLSAAVDAASLAAVNSYNKEKWNAEQVVELDDTTVSLAAAQYLLANMQDAQLTDARIEERTESAIKVSVAGQVTVPLHFMSIFNMPSQVLEAQTSSSLSIPEQEDTVPEGGEEVPET; encoded by the coding sequence ATGATGAGAAAACAAATCGGAAGGCTTCTGCATGAAGAGCGTGGAATTGCCGTAGTTATTTTTGCCGCCGCTCTTCCCGTGTTTATTTTGATCGCCGGCCTGGTTATTGATGGAGGCATGCTGATTTATAAGAAAGTTAAGCTAAGTGCAGCCGTCGATGCTGCTTCATTGGCTGCGGTTAACAGCTATAACAAAGAAAAGTGGAACGCTGAGCAGGTAGTGGAGCTAGATGACACGACCGTTTCTTTGGCAGCCGCACAATATTTGCTTGCTAATATGCAGGATGCTCAATTAACGGATGCGAGAATTGAAGAGCGGACAGAATCTGCAATCAAGGTGTCCGTCGCCGGCCAAGTTACGGTTCCGCTGCATTTCATGAGCATCTTCAATATGCCTAGTCAAGTGTTAGAGGCTCAGACATCTTCATCACTTTCCATTCCGGAACAGGAAGATACAGTGCCGGAAGGGGGAGAAGAGGTGCCTGAAACATAG
- a CDS encoding TadE/TadG family type IV pilus assembly protein: MRTLFAKYKKNEDGQAVLETALVLPIILLILFGMLTFGMLLYSKIVVTLAASQSARLGATLYSEQAEEAGNPDERIKSTADAYLQGLSGSSEINIQADPPPAASPDGSTPAADRDIAVTIRHHFSFALPFVGEFIGDNVPVEYTAIYKIE; the protein is encoded by the coding sequence ATGCGAACATTATTTGCGAAATATAAAAAAAATGAAGACGGCCAGGCTGTTTTGGAAACAGCGCTCGTACTCCCGATCATTCTCCTGATCCTGTTCGGTATGCTGACATTTGGCATGCTCTTATATTCGAAGATTGTCGTCACATTGGCCGCATCGCAAAGTGCACGGCTTGGTGCCACATTATACAGCGAGCAGGCGGAGGAAGCAGGAAATCCGGATGAGCGCATCAAAAGCACGGCGGATGCTTATTTACAAGGGTTGAGCGGAAGTAGCGAGATTAATATCCAGGCAGATCCTCCTCCCGCTGCTTCGCCTGACGGAAGTACGCCGGCAGCTGATAGAGACATTGCAGTAACCATTCGCCATCACTTTTCATTTGCTCTTCCGTTTGTTGGGGAGTTTATCGGTGATAATGTGCCGGTAGAATATACGGCTATCTATAAAATCGAATGA
- a CDS encoding CoA-binding protein translates to MAFTNPTNEERRQILEEAKTIAVVGLSDKPDRTSYMVSQAMQNKGYKIIPVNPRIEAALGETAADTLTELSEPVDIVNIFRRSEDVGPVVDEAIQIKPKVIWMQQGIYNEEAAKKAQEAGITVVMDQCIKVDHAILVRK, encoded by the coding sequence ATGGCTTTTACTAACCCAACAAATGAAGAACGTCGTCAAATTCTTGAAGAGGCTAAAACCATCGCTGTCGTCGGTTTGTCAGATAAGCCTGATCGGACAAGCTATATGGTATCACAAGCAATGCAGAATAAAGGATACAAGATTATTCCGGTAAATCCCAGAATAGAAGCAGCGCTTGGTGAGACGGCTGCAGATACATTAACTGAACTTAGTGAGCCAGTTGATATTGTTAATATATTCCGCCGCAGTGAAGATGTGGGTCCCGTTGTTGATGAAGCGATTCAGATCAAGCCAAAGGTAATCTGGATGCAGCAGGGGATCTATAATGAGGAAGCGGCTAAGAAGGCACAAGAAGCAGGTATCACCGTGGTTATGGACCAATGTATCAAAGTTGATCATGCCATTCTCGTTCGAAAATAA
- a CDS encoding class I SAM-dependent methyltransferase, producing MGKLLFLYKFLTSPRNVGSITPSSTFLARAMVKPIDFNKAKAIAELGAGTGVFTRSLYKYKAAHCKVVVFERDDNMRQQLASAYPELHFYHNAADIYQATEDLGIDGFDYILSGLPFANFPQELRNSIMDNVEKALKPGGLFIAFQYSHQMKKQLSERFEQIDINFVPLNIPPAFVYRCKKRAVSSATREMQA from the coding sequence ATGGGCAAACTTCTTTTTCTTTATAAATTTTTGACATCGCCGCGCAACGTAGGCAGCATTACGCCAAGCTCTACTTTTCTTGCCCGAGCGATGGTCAAACCAATCGACTTCAATAAAGCGAAAGCGATCGCAGAGTTGGGCGCTGGGACCGGCGTTTTTACCCGATCTCTCTATAAATACAAAGCCGCACATTGTAAAGTAGTTGTATTTGAGAGAGATGACAATATGCGTCAGCAGCTTGCGTCTGCCTATCCTGAGCTGCATTTTTACCATAATGCCGCTGATATATATCAAGCCACGGAAGATCTTGGTATTGATGGGTTCGATTATATTCTCTCAGGGCTTCCCTTTGCCAACTTTCCACAGGAATTACGCAATAGCATTATGGATAATGTAGAGAAGGCACTAAAACCCGGTGGGCTGTTCATTGCCTTCCAATATTCGCATCAAATGAAGAAACAGCTCAGTGAACGGTTTGAGCAGATTGACATCAATTTCGTTCCGCTTAACATTCCCCCTGCTTTTGTCTATCGCTGTAAAAAACGGGCCGTCTCTTCTGCAACACGGGAGATGCAGGCCTAA